One Tamandua tetradactyla isolate mTamTet1 chromosome 20, mTamTet1.pri, whole genome shotgun sequence DNA segment encodes these proteins:
- the WNT8A gene encoding protein Wnt-8a has translation MTGPKAYLTYTTSVALGAQSGIEECKFQFAWERWNCPENALQLSTHNRLRGATRETSFIHAISSAGVMYTITKNCSMGDFENCGCDESKNGKTGGHGWIWGGCSDNVEFGERISKLFVDSLEKGKDARALMNLHNNRAGRLAVRATMKRTCKCHGISGSCSIQTCWLQLADFREMGDYLKTKYDQALKIEMDKRQPRSGNSAEGHWAPTNAFLPSAEAELIFLEESPDYCTRNSSLGVHGTEGRECLQSSHTPSRWEQHSCGRLCTECGLQVEERRTEAVSSCNCKFQWCCTVKCDKCRHVVNKYYCTRLRGKGSARYHPRKLTCSVA, from the exons ATGACAGGTCCCAAG gccTATCTGACCTACACTACCAGTGTAGCCCTGGGCGCCCAGAGTGGCATCGAGGAGTGTAAGTTCCAGTTTGCTTGGGAACGCTGGAACTGCCCTGAAAATGCTCTCCAGCTCTCTACCCACAACAGACTGAGAGGTG ccaccagggagacttcctTCATTCATGCTATCAGCTCTGCTGGAGTCATGTACACCATCACCAAGAATTGTAGCATGGGAGATTTTGAAAACTGTGGTTGTGATgaatcaaaaaatggaaaaacag GAGGCCACGGCTGGATCTGGGGAGGCTGCAGCGACAATGTGGAATTTGGGGAAAGGATCTCTAAACTCTTTGTGGACAGTCTGGAGAAGGGGAAAGATGCCAGAGCCCTGATGAATCTTCACAACAACAGGGCAGGCAGGCTG GCAGTGAGAGCCACCATGAAGAGGACCTGCAAATGTCACGGCATCTCGGGGAGCTGCAGCATTCAGACGTGCTGGCTGCAGCTGGCTGACTTCCGGGAAATGGGCGACTACCTAAAGACCAAGTATGACCAGGCGCTGAAAATTGAGATGGATAAGCGGCAGCCAAGGTCTGGTAACAGCGCTGAGGGCCACTGGGCGCCCACCAATGCCTTCCTTCCCAGCGCAGAAGCTGAGCTGATCTTCCTGGAGGAGTCACCAGACTACTGTACCCGCAATTCCAGCCTGGGCGTCCATGGCACAGAGGGTCGTGAGTGCCTGCAGAGCAGTCACACCCCTTCCAGGTGGGAACAACACAGCTGCGGTCGCCTGTGCACCGAGTGTGGCCTGCAGGTAGAAGAGAGGAGGACGGAGGCCGTCAGTAGCTGTAACTGCAAATTCCAGTGGTGCTGCACAGTCAAGTGTGACAAGTGTCGGCACGTGGTGAACAAGTACTACTGCACGCGCCTCCGGGGCAAGGGCAGCGCCCGGTATCACCCACGAAAACTCACTTGCTCAGTTGCATGA